One genomic window of Citrobacter sp. Marseille-Q6884 includes the following:
- the epd gene encoding erythrose-4-phosphate dehydrogenase, with protein sequence MTVRVAINGFGRIGRNVVRALYESGRRAEITVVAINELADAEGMAHLLKYDTSHGRFAWDVRQERDQLMVGDDAIRILHERTLDALPWRELGVDIVLDCTGVYGNREHGEAHIAAGAKKVLFSHPGSHDIDATVVFGVNQDQLRAEHRIVSNASCTTNCIIPVIKLLDDAYGIESGTVTTIHSAMHDQQVIDAYHPDLRRTRAASQSIIPVDTKLAAGITRIFPQFNDRFEAIAVRVPTINVTAIDLSVTVKKPVKAIEVNQLLQKAAQGAFHGIVDYTELPLVSVDFNHDPHSAIVDGTQTRVSGAHLIKTLVWCDNEWGFANRMLDTTLAMAAIGFRLDA encoded by the coding sequence ATGACCGTACGCGTAGCGATTAATGGTTTCGGTCGCATTGGACGTAACGTGGTTCGTGCGTTGTATGAATCCGGACGTCGGGCGGAAATCACCGTGGTGGCAATCAATGAACTGGCGGATGCTGAAGGCATGGCGCATTTGTTGAAATATGACACCAGCCATGGACGTTTTGCATGGGATGTTCGCCAGGAACGCGACCAGCTCATGGTAGGTGACGACGCGATTCGCATTCTGCACGAGCGAACCCTTGATGCGCTGCCATGGCGTGAACTGGGTGTCGATATTGTGCTGGATTGCACGGGAGTTTATGGCAACCGTGAACACGGTGAGGCGCATATTGCCGCCGGTGCAAAAAAAGTGCTCTTTTCACATCCTGGTAGTCACGATATCGACGCAACCGTTGTGTTTGGCGTGAACCAGGATCAGCTGCGCGCTGAACACCGGATCGTATCAAACGCCTCCTGCACCACGAATTGTATAATTCCCGTCATTAAGTTGCTGGATGATGCTTACGGCATTGAATCTGGCACCGTCACGACGATCCACTCAGCGATGCACGATCAGCAGGTAATTGATGCTTATCATCCAGACCTGCGTCGTACGCGAGCGGCCAGCCAGTCTATTATTCCAGTAGATACTAAACTGGCGGCGGGCATCACGCGTATTTTCCCGCAATTCAACGATCGATTCGAAGCGATTGCGGTGCGTGTTCCGACCATAAATGTGACGGCGATCGACTTAAGCGTGACGGTGAAAAAACCGGTAAAAGCCATTGAAGTCAACCAGTTGCTGCAAAAAGCAGCACAAGGTGCATTTCATGGTATAGTTGACTATACGGAATTACCGTTGGTCTCTGTAGATTTTAATCACGACCCGCACAGCGCCATCGTTGATGGTACGCAAACGCGGGTGAGTGGTGCTCACCTGATCAAAACATTGGTCTGGTGCGATAATGAATGGGGCTTTGCTAACCGTATGCTCGACACGACGTTAGCGATGGCTGCTATTGGTTTCAGGCTCGACGCTTGA
- a CDS encoding small-conductance mechanosensitive channel MscS: MEDLNVVDSINGAGTWLVRNQALLLSYAVNIVAAIAIIIVGMIVARVVSNTINRVMVARQIDATVADFLSALVRYGIIAFTLIAALGRVGVQTASVIAVLGAAGLAVGLALQGSLSNLAAGVLLVMFRPFRAGEYVDLGGVAGTVLNVQIFSTTMRTVDGKIVVIPNGKIIAGNIINFSREPVRRNEFIIGVAYDSDIDQVKKILTDIIQSDDRILKDREMTVRLNELGASSINFVVRVWSNSSDLQSVYWDVLERIKREFDANGISFPYPQMDVNFKRMKENTAE, translated from the coding sequence ATGGAAGATTTGAATGTTGTCGACAGCATAAATGGTGCAGGCACCTGGCTGGTACGTAACCAGGCGCTGCTGCTGAGTTATGCCGTTAACATCGTTGCGGCTATTGCTATCATCATCGTCGGGATGATTGTGGCGCGTGTTGTGTCTAACACCATTAACCGTGTGATGGTTGCGCGTCAAATTGACGCAACCGTTGCGGACTTCCTCTCTGCGCTGGTGCGCTACGGTATTATCGCTTTTACGCTGATTGCTGCGCTGGGGCGTGTCGGGGTGCAGACGGCCTCTGTGATCGCCGTTCTCGGTGCCGCAGGTTTAGCCGTGGGTCTGGCGTTGCAAGGCTCTCTGTCTAACCTGGCTGCGGGTGTGTTGCTGGTAATGTTCCGTCCGTTCCGTGCGGGTGAGTATGTGGATCTCGGCGGTGTCGCCGGAACCGTACTCAACGTGCAGATTTTCTCCACCACCATGCGCACCGTAGACGGCAAGATTGTGGTGATCCCGAACGGTAAAATCATTGCCGGAAATATCATTAACTTTTCCCGTGAGCCGGTTCGTCGTAACGAATTTATCATCGGTGTCGCGTATGACTCCGATATCGATCAGGTGAAAAAAATTCTCACCGATATTATTCAGTCTGACGATCGTATTTTGAAAGATCGTGAAATGACGGTACGTTTGAATGAGCTCGGGGCTTCCTCAATTAATTTTGTGGTACGTGTCTGGAGCAACAGCAGCGATCTGCAAAGCGTTTACTGGGACGTGCTGGAGCGCATTAAGCGCGAGTTTGATGCCAACGGTATCAGCTTCCCGTATCCGCAGATGGATGTGAATTTCAAGCGTATGAAAGAAAATACGGCTGAGTAA
- the srsR gene encoding LysR family transcriptional regulator SrsR: MDIFISKKMRNFILLAQTNNIARAAEKIHMTASPFGKSIAALEDQIGYTLFTRKDNNISLNKAGQELYQKLFPVYQRLSAIDNEIHNSSRRSRNVVIGIDNTYPTIIFDQLISLGDKYDGVTAQAVEFSENGVIDNLFDRQLDFIISPQHVSPRVQELENLAISELPPLRLGFLVSRRYEERQPQDLLRELPWLQMRFQNRANFEAMLDAYMQPCGINPTIIYRPYSFMAKISAVERGQFLTVIPHFAWRLVNPATLKYFDAPGNPMYMQEFLYSLKNHRYTATMLQHIAEDRDGKAD; this comes from the coding sequence ATGGATATTTTTATCTCGAAAAAGATGCGTAATTTTATTCTGCTGGCACAGACCAATAACATCGCCAGAGCGGCAGAAAAAATACATATGACCGCATCGCCCTTTGGCAAAAGCATTGCTGCACTGGAAGATCAAATTGGCTATACGCTGTTTACCCGTAAAGATAACAACATCAGTCTGAACAAAGCGGGGCAGGAGCTGTATCAAAAACTGTTCCCTGTCTATCAACGGCTCTCTGCCATTGATAACGAAATCCATAATTCCTCTCGCCGCTCGCGAAACGTAGTCATCGGCATCGACAATACCTATCCCACGATTATTTTCGACCAGTTGATAAGCCTTGGTGACAAGTACGATGGCGTGACGGCGCAGGCTGTTGAGTTCAGTGAGAATGGGGTGATTGATAACCTGTTTGACCGGCAGCTCGATTTTATTATTTCGCCACAGCACGTTTCGCCGCGCGTACAGGAGCTGGAAAATCTGGCGATCAGCGAGTTGCCGCCGTTGCGCCTTGGATTTCTGGTTTCCCGGCGTTACGAAGAAAGACAGCCGCAGGATCTGCTGCGCGAGTTACCCTGGCTACAGATGCGCTTTCAGAATCGGGCGAACTTTGAGGCAATGCTGGATGCCTACATGCAGCCTTGTGGGATCAATCCGACGATTATCTATCGCCCGTACAGCTTTATGGCCAAGATAAGCGCCGTTGAGCGCGGTCAGTTTCTGACGGTGATCCCCCATTTTGCCTGGCGGCTGGTGAATCCGGCGACGCTGAAATATTTTGATGCGCCTGGCAACCCAATGTATATGCAGGAATTTCTCTATTCGCTGAAAAATCATCGCTATACCGCCACGATGCTGCAGCATATTGCTGAAGATCGTGACGGTAAGGCAGATTAA
- the argO gene encoding arginine exporter ArgO: MLSYYFQGLALGAAMILPLGPQNAFVMNQGIRRQYHIMIALLCAVSDLLLICAGIFGGSALLMQSPWLMALVTWGGVAFLLWYGFGALKTAMSSNLELASAEVMKQGRWKIIATMLAVTWLNPHVYLDTFVVLGSLGGQLDVEPKRWFALGTVSASFLWFFGLALLAAWLAPRLRTAKAQRIINTLVGVVMWFIAFQLAKEGVGHVYALFN, encoded by the coding sequence GTGTTATCGTATTATTTTCAAGGTCTTGCGCTTGGCGCGGCAATGATACTTCCACTTGGTCCACAAAATGCCTTCGTGATGAACCAGGGCATTCGCCGCCAGTATCACATCATGATTGCCTTACTTTGCGCCGTCAGCGACTTACTGCTGATCTGCGCGGGGATATTTGGCGGTAGCGCATTGCTGATGCAATCACCGTGGCTGATGGCGCTGGTCACCTGGGGCGGGGTGGCATTTTTACTCTGGTACGGTTTTGGCGCATTAAAAACGGCAATGAGCAGCAACCTGGAACTGGCCAGCGCTGAGGTGATGAAGCAGGGGCGCTGGAAAATCATCGCCACGATGCTGGCGGTGACCTGGCTGAACCCGCATGTCTATCTGGATACCTTCGTGGTACTCGGTAGCCTGGGCGGTCAACTGGACGTAGAGCCTAAGCGCTGGTTTGCGCTGGGAACTGTCAGCGCATCGTTTCTGTGGTTCTTTGGCCTGGCGCTGCTGGCGGCCTGGCTGGCTCCGCGTCTGCGAACGGCGAAAGCGCAGCGGATCATTAATACGCTGGTCGGCGTGGTGATGTGGTTTATCGCTTTTCAATTGGCAAAAGAAGGGGTTGGGCATGTTTATGCGCTGTTCAACTAA
- the pgk gene encoding phosphoglycerate kinase, with translation MSVIKMTDLDLAGKRVFIRADLNVPVKEGKVTSDARIRASLPTIELALKQGAKVMVTSHLGRPTEGEYNEEFSLLPVVNYLKDKLSAPVRLVKDYLDGVEVAAGELVVLENVRFNKGEKKDDEALSKKYAALCDVFVMDAFGTAHRAQASTHGIGKFADVACAGPLLAAELDALGKALKEPARPMVAIVGGSKVSTKLTVLDSLSKIADQLIVGGGIANTFVAAQGHNVGKSLYEADLVDEAKRLLTTCDIPVPTDVRVATEFSESAAATLKSVSDVKEDEQILDIGDASAQQLADILKNAKTILWNGPVGVFEFPNFRKGTEIVANAIADSEAFSIAGGGDTLAAIDLFGIADKISYISTGGGAFLEFVEGKVLPAVAMLEERAKK, from the coding sequence ATGTCTGTAATTAAGATGACCGATCTGGATCTGGCTGGTAAACGCGTTTTTATCCGTGCGGACCTGAACGTACCAGTTAAAGAAGGGAAAGTAACCAGCGATGCGCGTATCCGTGCTTCCCTGCCGACCATCGAACTGGCCCTGAAACAGGGTGCTAAAGTGATGGTAACTTCCCACCTGGGTCGTCCTACCGAAGGCGAGTACAACGAAGAATTCTCTCTGCTGCCGGTTGTTAACTACCTGAAAGACAAACTGTCTGCTCCGGTTCGCCTGGTAAAAGATTACCTGGACGGCGTTGAAGTCGCTGCCGGTGAACTGGTTGTTCTGGAAAACGTTCGCTTCAACAAAGGCGAGAAGAAAGACGACGAAGCGCTGTCCAAAAAATACGCTGCACTGTGTGACGTATTCGTCATGGACGCATTCGGTACCGCTCACCGTGCGCAGGCTTCTACCCACGGTATCGGTAAATTCGCCGACGTAGCTTGCGCAGGTCCGCTGCTGGCTGCTGAACTGGACGCGCTGGGTAAAGCACTGAAAGAACCGGCTCGCCCGATGGTTGCTATCGTTGGTGGTTCTAAAGTTTCTACCAAACTGACCGTTCTGGACTCCCTGTCTAAAATCGCTGACCAGCTGATCGTAGGTGGTGGTATCGCGAACACCTTCGTTGCTGCTCAAGGCCACAACGTGGGTAAATCCCTGTACGAAGCTGATCTGGTTGATGAAGCTAAACGTCTGCTGACCACTTGCGACATCCCGGTTCCGACTGACGTTCGTGTTGCGACCGAGTTCTCTGAATCCGCCGCAGCGACGCTGAAATCCGTTAGCGATGTGAAAGAAGACGAGCAGATCCTGGATATCGGTGACGCGTCTGCACAGCAGCTGGCTGACATCCTGAAGAATGCAAAAACCATTCTGTGGAACGGCCCGGTTGGCGTGTTTGAATTCCCGAACTTCCGTAAAGGGACTGAAATCGTTGCTAACGCTATCGCAGACAGCGAAGCATTCTCTATCGCAGGTGGCGGCGATACTCTGGCAGCAATCGACCTGTTCGGCATTGCTGACAAGATCTCCTACATCTCCACTGGCGGCGGCGCATTCCTCGAATTCGTGGAAGGTAAAGTACTGCCAGCAGTAGCTATGCTCGAAGAGCGTGCTAAAAAGTAA
- a CDS encoding oxidative stress defense protein, with translation MKFKVMALAALVGFSALSVQANELPNGPHIVTSGTASVDATPDIATLAIEVNVAAKDAASAKKQADDRVAQYLSFLEQNQIAKKDISSANLRTQPDYDYQNGKSVLKGYRAVRTVEVTLRQLDKLNALLDGALKAGLNEIRSVSLGVAQPDAYKDKARKAAIDDAIHQAQELAAGFNSKLGPVYSVRYHVSNYQPSPMVRMMKADAAPAPSAQETYEQPVIQFDDQVDVVFQIEPAAGQPAATPAKTQ, from the coding sequence GTGAAGTTTAAAGTGATGGCCCTGGCGGCATTAGTCGGATTCAGTGCACTATCGGTACAGGCAAATGAATTGCCGAATGGACCGCACATCGTGACTTCAGGTACGGCAAGCGTGGACGCAACGCCTGATATCGCTACTCTGGCGATTGAAGTCAACGTGGCAGCGAAGGACGCCGCTTCAGCGAAGAAGCAGGCTGACGATCGCGTGGCGCAATATCTTTCCTTCCTTGAGCAGAATCAGATAGCGAAGAAGGACATCAGCTCCGCCAACCTGCGCACGCAGCCGGATTACGATTACCAGAATGGTAAAAGCGTACTCAAAGGTTATCGCGCGGTGCGTACTGTTGAAGTGACACTGCGTCAGTTGGATAAACTCAACGCACTGCTGGATGGCGCGCTGAAAGCAGGTCTGAATGAGATTCGTTCGGTATCGCTGGGTGTGGCCCAACCGGATGCTTACAAAGACAAAGCGCGTAAAGCGGCGATTGATGATGCCATTCATCAGGCACAGGAGCTGGCAGCCGGTTTCAACAGCAAGCTGGGTCCGGTTTACAGCGTGCGTTACCATGTCTCTAACTATCAGCCGAGCCCGATGGTTCGTATGATGAAAGCCGACGCTGCGCCTGCACCGTCAGCGCAGGAAACCTATGAGCAGCCGGTTATTCAGTTTGATGATCAGGTTGATGTGGTCTTCCAGATTGAGCCTGCAGCGGGTCAGCCGGCAGCAACGCCTGCCAAAACGCAGTAA
- the fbaA gene encoding class II fructose-bisphosphate aldolase: MSKIFDFVKPGVITGDDVQKVFQVAKENNFALPAVNCVGTDSINAVLETAAKVKAPVIVQFSNGGASFIAGKGVKSDVPQGAAILGAISGAHHVHQMAEHYGVPVILHTDHCAKKLLPWIDGLLDAGEKHFAATGKPLFSSHMIDLSEESLEENIEICSKYLARMSKMGMTLEIELGCTGGEEDGVDNSHMDASALYTQPEDVDYAYTELSKISPRFTIAASFGNVHGVYKPGNVVLTPTILRDSQDYVSKKHNLPHNSLNFVFHGGSGSTAQEIKDSVSYGVVKMNIDTDTQWATWEGVLNYYKANEAYLQGQLGNPKGEDQPNKKYYDPRVWLRAGQATMITRLEQAFKELNAVDVL; this comes from the coding sequence ATGTCTAAAATTTTTGATTTCGTAAAACCGGGCGTAATCACTGGTGATGACGTACAGAAAGTTTTCCAGGTAGCAAAAGAAAACAACTTTGCTCTGCCAGCGGTTAACTGCGTTGGTACCGACTCCATCAACGCCGTTCTGGAAACCGCTGCAAAAGTGAAAGCGCCGGTTATCGTACAGTTCTCCAACGGTGGTGCTTCTTTCATCGCGGGTAAAGGCGTGAAGTCCGACGTTCCTCAGGGTGCTGCTATCCTGGGTGCTATCTCTGGCGCGCATCACGTTCATCAGATGGCTGAACACTACGGTGTTCCGGTTATCCTGCACACTGACCACTGCGCGAAGAAACTGCTGCCGTGGATCGACGGTCTGCTGGACGCAGGTGAAAAACACTTCGCAGCTACCGGCAAACCGCTGTTCTCTTCTCACATGATCGACCTGTCTGAAGAGTCTCTGGAAGAGAACATCGAAATCTGCTCCAAATACCTGGCGCGCATGTCCAAAATGGGCATGACTCTGGAAATCGAACTGGGTTGCACCGGTGGCGAAGAAGATGGTGTGGACAACAGCCACATGGACGCTTCTGCACTGTACACTCAGCCAGAAGACGTTGATTACGCGTACACTGAACTGAGCAAAATCAGCCCGCGTTTCACCATCGCGGCTTCCTTCGGTAACGTACACGGCGTGTACAAGCCAGGCAACGTGGTTCTGACCCCGACTATCCTGCGCGACTCTCAGGACTATGTTTCTAAGAAACACAACCTGCCGCACAACAGCCTGAACTTCGTCTTCCACGGCGGTTCCGGTTCTACTGCTCAGGAAATCAAAGACTCCGTAAGCTACGGTGTAGTGAAAATGAACATCGATACCGACACCCAATGGGCAACCTGGGAAGGTGTTCTGAACTACTACAAAGCAAACGAAGCTTACCTGCAGGGTCAACTGGGTAACCCGAAAGGCGAAGATCAGCCGAACAAGAAATACTACGATCCGCGCGTATGGCTGCGTGCTGGTCAGGCAACCATGATCACCCGTCTGGAACAGGCTTTCAAAGAACTGAACGCGGTTGACGTTCTGTAA